The Xiphophorus maculatus strain JP 163 A chromosome 21, X_maculatus-5.0-male, whole genome shotgun sequence genome window below encodes:
- the pxdc1 gene encoding PX domain-containing protein 1: MASAVFEGTSLVNMFVRDCWVNGIRRLIISQRGEEEEFFEIRTEWSDRNILYLHRSYSDLGRLFKRLLKSFPEDRKDLSKSPLIEGLVKIKDAHDIEEKLNEVERLLKNAINMPCKFSRSEVMLTFFERSPLDQVLRNDKVHRIQPCFQSPINISEIMRSNGFCLANTETIVFDDSIPEEKERPSSIDSGEHTYEDGTEFLPMEADVCEEETEAYVTNLSYYHLVPFETDILE, from the exons ATGGCATCGGCCGTGTTTGAAGGCACGTCTCTGGTCAACATGTTTGTCCGGGACTGCTGGGTTAACGGGATCCGGAGGCTCATCATCAGCCAGCgcggagaggaagaggagttcTTCGAGATCCGAACCGAGTGGTCCGACAGGAACATTTTATACTTGCATCGGAGTTATTCCGACCTGGGGCGGCTCTTTAAGAGACTGCTGAAGTCCTTTCCGGAGGACAGAAAGGACTTATCTAAATCTCCGCTGATAGAAG gtCTGGTAAAAATCAAAGATGCACATGACATTGAGGAGAAGTTGAATGAGGTGGAAAGACTTCTAAAGAATGCCATCAACATGCCATGCAAG TTTTCCAGGTCGGAGGTGATGTTGACTTTCTTTGAACGCTCGCCGCTGGACCAGGTGCTAAGGAATGACAAAGTCCACAGAATCCAGCCGTGCTTTCAGAGTCCAATCAACATATCAG AAATCATGCGGTCGAACGGATTCTGTCTGGCCAACACAGAAACTATTGTATTTGATGATAGTATAccagaggaaaaagaaagaccGTCGTCCATAGACTCTGGAGAGCACAC GTACGAAGACGGAACAGAATTTTTGCCAATGGAAGCAGACGTGTGCGAGGAGGAAACAGAAGCGTATGTCACCAACCTCTCCTACTACCATCTGGTCCCATTTGAAACAGACATCCTGGAATGA